From a single Nicotiana tomentosiformis chromosome 2, ASM39032v3, whole genome shotgun sequence genomic region:
- the LOC104095087 gene encoding BTB/POZ domain-containing protein At5g48800-like codes for MDKHLHQLPLTKSTSRQRYNEWVFRDVPSDITIEVDGGIFSLHKFPLVSRSGRIRKLVAEHRDSDISRIELVSLPGGAESFELAAKFCYGVNFEITAANVAQLCCVSDYLEMSEDYSKNNLGSRAEEYLDSIVCKNLEMCVEVLRQCENLLPLADELKVVSRCIDAVASKACVEQIASSFSRLEYSSSGGRLHMNKQANCELDWWIEDISVLRIDLYQRVITAMKFRGVRPESIAASLVNYAQRELIQKSLSGSNIQEKLVVETIVSLMPVEKFVVPLTFLFGLLRSAVMLDCTVACRLDLERRIGSQLDTATLDDILIPSFRHAGDTLFDVDTVHRILVNFSQQEGDSDEDMEDVSVFESDSPTTTPSQTALFKVSKLVDNYLAEIAPDANLKLNKFIAVAETLPAHARTVHDGLYRAIDVYLKAHQTLSDPDKRRLCKLIDFQKLSQEAGAHAAQNERLPLQSIVQVLYFEQLRLRNALFCSYPDDDIKPMHQSWRINSGALSAAMSPKDNYASLRRENRELKLELARMRMRLNDLEKDHVCMKRNMQKSSSRRFMKSFSKRIGKKFNIFGHSFSRDSSSPSSQSERTESKITERT; via the exons ATGGACAAGCACCTCCACCAACTACCTCTAACCAAGTCTACTTCACGGCAGCGTTATAACGAATG GGTATTTCGAGATGTTCCTAGTGATATAACAATAGAAGTGGATGGTGGCATATTTTCATTACACAAG TTTCCCCTTGTTTCGAGAAGCGGACGAATCCGGAAGCTAGTAGCAGAGCACAGGGATTCTGATATATCAAGAATTGAGCTTGTTAGTCTACCAGGTGGAGCAGAATCATTTGAGCTAGCAGCCAAATTCTGTTATGGTGTCAACTTTGAGATCACAGCAGCAAATGTTGCTCAGCTTTGTTGTGTATCCGATTACCTCGAAATGTCAGAGGACTACTCGAAAAACAATCTTGGCTCCAGAGCTGAAGAATATCTTGACAGCATTGTTTGCAAGAATCTTGAAATGTGTGTTGAAGTCTTGAGACAATGTGAAAACTTACTTCCACTTGCTGATGAGCTGAAAGTTGTGAGCCGGTGTATCGATGCTGTAGCCTCCAAAGCTTGTGTCGAGCAAATCGCCTCAAGTTTCTCGCGATTGGAGTATAGTAGCTCAGGTGGAAGACTACATATGAATAAACAAGCCAATTGTGAATTGGACTGGTGGATTGAGGATATTTCTGTTCTTCGTATCGACTTGTACCAACGTGTCATAACTGCGATGAAGTTTCGTGGGGTTAGGCCTGAGAGTATTGCTGCATCACTAGTGAACTATGCACAGAGGGAATTGATACAAAAATCCCTTTCTGGTTCAAATATCCAAGAAAAACTCGTGGTTGAGACGATCGTGAGCCTAATGCCTGTTGAAAAATTCGTCGTGCCCTTGACCTTTCTTTTTGGATTGTTGCGAAGTGCAGTGATGTTAGATTGCACGGTTGCTTGTAGGCTTGATCTTGAGAGGCGGATAGGATCTCAATTGGATACGGCTACTCTGGACGATATCCTGATTCCTTCCTTTCGACATGCTGGTGATACGTTGTTTGATGTTGACACAGTGCATAGAATCTTGGTTAACTTTTCACAGCAAGAGGGCGATAGCGATGAAGATATGGAAGATGTCTCGGTTTTTGAATCCGATAGCCCTACTACGACGCCATCACAAACTGCATTGTTCAAAGTATCAAAGCTGGTTGACAATTATCTAGCTGAAATTGCACCAGATGCAAATCTAAAGCTGAACAAGTTCATTGCTGTTGCAGAAACATTACCAGCACATGCGCGTACTGTCCACGATGGACTTTATCGAGCAATCGATGTTTACCTCAAA GCTCATCAAACCTTATCAGATCCAGACAAGAGGAGACTATGCAAATTGATTGATTTCCAAAAGCTCTCACAGGAAGCTGGTGCACACGCGGCACAAAACGAGCGCCTTCCCCTCCAATCGATAGTTCAAGTTCTTTATTTCGAGCAATTGAGGCTTCGAAACGCCTTGTTTTGTTCGTACCCTGATGATGACATCAAACCAATGCACCAATCTTGGAGGATCAATAGTGGTGCGCTTAGTGCTGCAATGTCTCCTAAGGACAATTATGCTTCGTTGAGACGAGAAAATAGGGAGCTAAAACTTGAACTAGCGCGGATGAGGATGAGATTAAACGACTTGGAAAAAGACCATGTTTGTATGAAGAGGAATATGCAAAAATCTAGCTCGCGACGATTCATGAAATCCTTCTCCAAAAGGATTGGCAAAAAGTTTAATATTTTTGGACATAGTTTTTCCAGGGATTCTAGTTCTCCCTCAAGTCAGTCAGAAAGAACTGAATCTAAAATAACTGAAAGAACGTGA
- the LOC104095088 gene encoding cytochrome b5-like produces the protein MGGETKVYTLAEVAPHNNNKDCWLVISGKVYDVTKFLDDHPGGDEVLLAATGKDATDDFEDVGHSSSARAMLDEYYVGDIDSATIPTKTKYTPPNQPHYNQDKTSEFVIKLLQFLVPLIILGVAVGIRFYTKQQSA, from the exons ATGGGTGGTGAAACTAAGGTTTATACTTTGGCTGAAGTTGCCCCCCACAACAATAACAAAGATTGTTGGCTTGTTATTAGTGGCAAG GTGTACGATGTGACAAAATTCTTGGACGACCACCCAGGTGGCGATGAGGTTTTATTGGCTGCTACTG GAAAGGATGCGACTGATGATTTTGAGGATGTTGGCCACAGCAGTAGTGCTCGAGCAATGTTGGACGAGTATTATGTTGGTGACATTGATTCAGCAACTATCCCGACTAAAACCAAGTACACTCCTCCTAATCAGCCTCATTACAACCAAGACAAAACATCAGAGTTTGTAATTAAGCTCCTCCAGTTCTTAGTTCCCCTGATTATATTGGGTGTGGCTGTTGGCATCCGCTTCTACACCAAACAACAATCAGCTTGA
- the LOC104097906 gene encoding agamous-like MADS-box protein AGL62 — MNTTTHSTVKKTQGRRKIAIKRIDNLNSRHATFSKRRLGLFKKASELCILSGAEIAILVQSLKRQRLFAFGHPNVDAVINRYLIGKSSSSSTADQYNVQQNNQYYSQICRELEADKKKKEIIENSKIVNNNEGFWWNEPIDDMGIEELEEFMAALEELKKKVTMRADELSMITGSSVLPTTSTINNNIARFGAEDQFLNQAAIDYCSSIVPYQLNYPGDGQFLSGYYD, encoded by the coding sequence ATGAATACTACTACTCACAGTACTGTGAAGAAAACTCAAGGACGGAGAAAAATTGCAATCAAGCGAATAGACAATCTAAACAGTCGGCATGCTACTTTCTCCAAACGCCGTTTAGGACTTTTTAAAAAAGCTAGCGAACTTTGCATCTTAAGCGGTGCAGAAATCGCTATTCTCGTTCAATCTTTAAAACGACAGCGTCTTTTTGCTTTCGGTCATCCCAACGTTGACGCCGTTATCAACCGTTATCTCATCGGAAAATCATCATCGTCATCGACCGCCGATCAATACAATGTGCAACAGAACAATCAATATTATTCTCAAATTTGTAGAGAATTGGAGGCTGATAAGAAAAAAAAGGAGATTATTGAAAATTCAAAGATTGTGAATAATAATGAGGGATTTTGGTGGAATGAACCAATTGATGATATGGGAATTGAGGAACTTGAAGAATTTATGGCTGCATTGGAAGAATTGAAGAAGAAAGTAACAATGAGAGCTGATGAATTGAGTATGATTACTGGTTCTTCAGTACTGCCAACTACTTCaactataaataataatattgctAGATTTGGGGCTGAGGATCAATTCTTGAATCAGGCTGCTATCGACTATTGTTCTTCAATTGTTCCTTATCAATTAAATTACCCTGGAGATGGCCAATTCTTAAGCGGTTATTATGATTAA